From Acidithiobacillus sp., the proteins below share one genomic window:
- the amrA gene encoding AmmeMemoRadiSam system protein A translates to MIAHEGDEKTGGLPPEAGGILLDIARATIADALNLPVEPPVVPNWAQQPGATFVTLTEPQGLRGCIGSLQAYRPLGVDLRANALAAAFEDPRFPPLAVAEWSQVRVEVSLLSALQRIHFDSEESLLAQIQPHRHGLVLTYGSRRGTFLPQVWEELPQPREFLRALKRKAGLPADFWAGEMEVYWYTVEKWREEQPPGGRGNG, encoded by the coding sequence ATGATCGCGCATGAAGGTGACGAAAAGACCGGTGGGCTTCCGCCGGAAGCCGGGGGAATCCTGCTTGATATAGCCCGTGCCACCATTGCCGACGCACTGAATTTGCCTGTCGAGCCCCCGGTGGTGCCGAACTGGGCGCAGCAGCCCGGTGCGACTTTCGTGACGCTCACCGAACCCCAGGGCTTGCGAGGCTGCATCGGCAGCCTGCAAGCCTATCGTCCCCTCGGGGTGGACCTGCGCGCCAATGCACTGGCGGCGGCCTTCGAGGATCCACGTTTTCCGCCGCTGGCTGTAGCGGAGTGGTCACAGGTGCGGGTGGAAGTTTCATTACTCTCTGCGCTGCAGCGCATACATTTTGACAGTGAGGAGAGCCTTTTGGCGCAAATTCAACCGCACCGGCATGGTTTGGTTCTCACTTATGGTTCGCGTCGCGGCACCTTTCTTCCCCAGGTGTGGGAAGAGCTTCCCCAGCCACGGGAATTTCTGCGGGCGCTCAAACGCAAGGCGGGTCTGCCGGCGGATTTCTGGGCCGGAGAAATGGAAGTGTATTGGTACACGGTGGAGAAATGGCGTGAAGAGCAGCCGCCAGGGGGGAGGGGCAATGGATAA
- the amrS gene encoding AmmeMemoRadiSam system radical SAM enzyme, with protein MDKETFITHPGRYWHTLADGRIQCDLCPRDCRLQEGQRGACFVRMREGDTMVLTTYGRSSGFCIDPIEKKPLNHFYPGSSVLSFGTAGCNLACKFCQNWDISKSREMDRLQDQASPAGIAATAQSLDVKSVAFTYNDPVIFAEYAMDTADACHAVGIKTVAVTAGYIHAQPRAEFFAKMDATNVDLKAFTDEFYFKLTGAHLAPILETLEYIVKETQTWLEITTLLIPGHNDSEAEIRAAAEWMMGHLGPDVPLHFSAFHPDYRMPDVPATPADTLVRARRVAMETGLHYVYTGNVHDQAGDTTFCPGCGAALIVRDWYQILSYHLTPEGHCPHCGHGIAGHFEARPGHFGRKRIPLRVGA; from the coding sequence ATGGATAAGGAGACGTTTATAACGCATCCGGGCCGCTACTGGCATACACTCGCCGATGGGCGCATTCAGTGTGACCTCTGTCCGCGCGACTGCCGTCTGCAGGAAGGGCAACGCGGGGCCTGTTTCGTGCGAATGCGGGAGGGCGACACCATGGTCCTCACCACCTATGGTCGCTCCTCGGGTTTTTGTATTGACCCCATCGAGAAAAAACCACTGAATCATTTTTATCCCGGCAGCAGTGTGCTTTCTTTTGGCACAGCAGGCTGTAATCTGGCCTGCAAGTTCTGCCAGAACTGGGATATTTCCAAATCCCGCGAAATGGACCGGCTCCAGGACCAGGCGAGTCCCGCAGGCATCGCGGCAACCGCCCAGTCGCTGGATGTCAAAAGTGTGGCCTTTACCTATAACGATCCGGTTATTTTTGCCGAATACGCCATGGATACGGCGGATGCCTGCCATGCCGTCGGCATCAAGACCGTGGCCGTTACCGCCGGTTATATCCATGCGCAGCCGCGGGCGGAGTTTTTCGCCAAAATGGACGCAACCAATGTCGACCTCAAGGCCTTTACCGACGAGTTTTACTTCAAACTGACCGGGGCGCATCTCGCCCCCATACTGGAAACACTGGAGTATATCGTCAAGGAGACCCAGACCTGGCTGGAAATCACCACGTTGCTTATTCCGGGCCATAATGATTCCGAGGCGGAGATTCGCGCCGCGGCGGAGTGGATGATGGGGCATCTGGGTCCCGACGTACCGCTGCATTTCTCCGCTTTCCATCCTGACTACCGGATGCCGGATGTGCCTGCCACACCGGCAGATACCCTGGTGCGGGCACGCCGCGTGGCCATGGAGACGGGTTTGCATTACGTCTATACCGGCAATGTGCATGATCAGGCGGGCGATACCACTTTTTGTCCCGGATGCGGGGCGGCATTGATCGTCCGCGACTGGTATCAGATATTGTCGTATCACCTGACTCCGGAGGGGCATTGTCCCCATTGTGGTCACGGTATTGCCGGACATTTCGAGGCCAGACCGGGGCATTTCGGGCGCAAGCGCATTCCCCTGCGCGTCGGGGCCTGA
- a CDS encoding ABC transporter permease: protein MLARVWALVIKEFLALLRDKRSRFVLIGPPLIQLLVFGYAATFDLNHIPYAAYNQDPGFASRELLSHFQGSPAFQQEAAITHNAQIAPMINNQKVLLVLQIGPNFTRDLLLHHPASVQVIIDGRNSNTATVALNYVNSVILSFDTHWAATHHWGKPPAQLVVRSWFNPNLLSRWFIVPGIVALLTLVVTLLVTGLSVAREREQGTFDQLLVTPLNPLEILLGKALPGFIIGALEGVFIILAGIFWFQVPFIGSILALALGMALFLLAAIGIGLMISSLAVTQQQGLLGVFLFLVPAIILSGFATPIANMPELVQDLTYINPMRYFLVIVRGVFLEGDGFHELWSQYWPLALIALSSMTAAAWLFRHRMQ, encoded by the coding sequence ATGCTGGCGCGAGTCTGGGCTTTGGTGATCAAGGAATTCCTCGCTCTGTTGCGGGACAAAAGGAGCCGATTCGTGCTGATCGGTCCGCCTCTGATTCAGTTGCTGGTCTTCGGCTATGCCGCGACTTTCGATCTCAATCATATCCCCTACGCAGCCTACAATCAGGATCCCGGTTTTGCGTCCAGAGAGTTATTAAGCCATTTTCAGGGCTCCCCCGCCTTTCAGCAGGAGGCGGCCATTACCCATAATGCCCAAATCGCGCCCATGATCAACAATCAGAAAGTGTTACTGGTATTGCAGATCGGTCCGAACTTCACCCGCGACCTGCTGCTGCATCACCCGGCATCCGTGCAGGTGATCATCGATGGACGCAACTCCAACACCGCTACCGTGGCACTCAACTACGTCAACAGTGTCATCCTGTCTTTCGACACCCACTGGGCCGCCACCCACCATTGGGGTAAGCCTCCGGCGCAACTGGTGGTTCGCTCCTGGTTCAACCCCAATTTGTTATCCCGCTGGTTTATCGTACCGGGCATTGTCGCCCTACTGACCCTGGTGGTCACCCTGCTGGTGACTGGGTTGTCCGTGGCGCGGGAGCGCGAGCAGGGCACCTTCGATCAGTTGCTCGTCACCCCGCTGAATCCCCTGGAAATCCTCCTGGGCAAGGCACTGCCCGGCTTCATCATTGGCGCGCTGGAAGGCGTTTTTATCATCCTCGCGGGGATTTTCTGGTTTCAGGTCCCCTTCATCGGCAGCATCCTGGCGCTGGCGCTGGGCATGGCGCTGTTCCTGCTCGCCGCCATCGGGATCGGGCTGATGATCTCATCGCTCGCCGTCACCCAGCAGCAGGGTCTGTTGGGGGTATTTCTTTTTTTGGTGCCCGCCATCATTCTCTCCGGCTTCGCCACCCCCATCGCCAACATGCCGGAATTGGTGCAGGATCTCACCTATATCAATCCCATGCGTTACTTCCTGGTGATCGTGCGCGGGGTTTTTCTGGAGGGCGACGGCTTTCACGAACTCTGGTCGCAATACTGGCCATTGGCCCTGATCGCCCTGAGTTCCATGACCGCCGCGGCCTGGTTGTTCCGCCACCGGATGCAGTGA